The DNA window TACAGCCAGATCGGGCTGGTCATGCTGATCGGGATCATGGCCAAGAACGGCATCCTGATCGTCGAGTTCGCCAACCAGCTGCGCGACAAGGGCGACGATGTGCACGACGCCATTCTGGGCGCCTCGACCATCCGTCTGCGCCCGGTGATGATGACCATGACCTCGACCGTGCTGGGCGGGGTGCCGCTGGTGCTGTCCTCGGGCGCGGGCGCCGAGGCGCGCGAGGCCCTGGGATGGGTGATCGTCGGCGGGCTGGGGCTGGCCACGCTGTCGACGCTGTACCTGACGCCGGTGGCCTATCTGCTGCTGGCGCGGTTCTCGACCCCCAAGGCCCGGGAAGAGGCGCGGCTTCGCGATGAACTTGACGCCGCGCAAAGCCAGAGCGCCTGAAGCGGCGCTGCCTGCGCGGATGCAACCGCCCGCTCCGGCACGAAGATGCCGCCCCCGATGACGACCGGGGGTGGCATGGCGATGTCGGTTTCCGCGCGCGGCGTCAGAACGGTCTTATCGTCCACGGCACGAAGATGACCAGCAGGATCACGGCAATCGAGGCGACGATATAAGGCACGACCAGCCGCGACAGCCGCATGATCGGGATCTCGCTCAGCGCGGCCGCGATATAAAGCCCGGTGCCCACCGGCGGCGTCAGCAGGCCCAGAACCAGCGTCATCGACATCACGACCCCGAACTGGATCGGGTCGATGCCGTAATCCGCGGTCGCCACCGGCAGCAGGATTGGCGTCAGGATGATCAGCGCGGCGATGCCGTCAAGGAACATTCCCACCACCATCAGCGTGCCCATGATCAGCAGCATGAAGATCAGCGGATCGCCGGTCAGCGAGACGATGAAGGCCGCGACCGCCTGCGGGATCTGGTTGAAGGTCAGCACCCATCCGAAGACCTTCGCGGCCATGATCAGGAACAGCACGATGGCCGTGTTGGTCACCGTCCGGTCAATGATCACCGGCAAACGGTGCAGCGGCAGTTCGCGGAACACGACCGCGCCGAACAGCAGGGCCACGACGATGGCGACCGCGGCGCTTTCGGTCGGGGTGAAGATGCCCCAGCTGATGCCGCCGATGATGGTCAGCGGGATCAGCATCGTCGCCAGACCCGGAATCGTGGCCTTCAGGCGCGACCCCTGCGGCAGCGGCGCGCCCGCATGTCCCTTCTGGCGATGCTTGCCCGCCTGCCACAGCGCGATGGCCAGGATCAGCGCGAACAGGGTCACGCCGGGCACGATGCCGGCCATGAACATCTCGGCAATCGAGACCTGCGCGATCACGCCATAGATGATGAACACCATCGAGGGCGGGATGATCGGGCCCAGAAGGCCGGCGCTGGCCGTGATCGAGGCCGCATAGCCGCGGTCATAGCCGTCCTTTTCCATCTCGGGGACGACGACCCGCGACATCACCGCCATCTGCGCCGTGGCCGATCCCATGATCGCGGCCAGGGCAAGGTTCGCGACCAGGTTCACGATGACCAGGTTATGCGGCAGCCGCTGCAACCAGACGCGGGCCGCGATGATGATCCGCCGCGTCACCCCCCTTTCGTTCATGATCTCGCCCAGAAGCACGAACAGCGGAATCGCCAGCAGGTCGAAATTCTCGACCGAGCCGAACAGGATCTGCGGAATCGAGTTCAGGATCTGAAGATTGCCGGTGGTGAGGACGAAAACGATGGTGGCGGCCAGCAGCACGAAGGCGATGGGCATCGCCGCCAGCATCAGCGTCAGAAAGGACAGCCCGGTCATATTTCCATCCCCTTGTCGGTCGCCAGCTCGATCGGCTGATGGCCGGTGACGGCCTCGGCCAGGTCGGCCAGAACATGGATCAGCGCAAAG is part of the Paracoccus stylophorae genome and encodes:
- a CDS encoding TRAP transporter large permease, whose product is MTGLSFLTLMLAAMPIAFVLLAATIVFVLTTGNLQILNSIPQILFGSVENFDLLAIPLFVLLGEIMNERGVTRRIIIAARVWLQRLPHNLVIVNLVANLALAAIMGSATAQMAVMSRVVVPEMEKDGYDRGYAASITASAGLLGPIIPPSMVFIIYGVIAQVSIAEMFMAGIVPGVTLFALILAIALWQAGKHRQKGHAGAPLPQGSRLKATIPGLATMLIPLTIIGGISWGIFTPTESAAVAIVVALLFGAVVFRELPLHRLPVIIDRTVTNTAIVLFLIMAAKVFGWVLTFNQIPQAVAAFIVSLTGDPLIFMLLIMGTLMVVGMFLDGIAALIILTPILLPVATADYGIDPIQFGVVMSMTLVLGLLTPPVGTGLYIAAALSEIPIMRLSRLVVPYIVASIAVILLVIFVPWTIRPF